In Flavobacterium piscisymbiosum, the sequence AGCGCGATATTTAGTTTAATATCCTTTGGAAGATCCTTTTTTAAAGCATCATATTTTTTGTAAAATTCTTTCGAAATATCCAGGTAATTGGCTCCCGGCATTGGTACAATGGCCATACCAATCATAGGAAGTCCTGAGGATGTTAAAGATGTTTCGATATTTTCAGGTCCTAGTTCAGCACCGCCAACATCGCTCAAACGAACAATTTTATCTCCGTCTGTTCGAATGATAATATTATTAAATTCTTCCGGTTTCGAAAGATTTCCAATGGTCTTTACGGTTAATTCTGTATTGTTTCCGGTTAATTTTCCCGAAGGCAATTCGACGTTTTGTGCGTTTAAGGCATTTCGAACATCAGAAACCGTACAGTTATAAGCATTTAATTTTATCGGATCAATCCACAAACGCATGGCGTAACGTTTTTGTCCCCAAATTTGAACACCACTTACTCCGGGAATCGTTTCTAAGCGTTGCGAAATAACATTTTCTGCATAATCACTTAATTCCAAAGAACTTCTGCTGTCACTTTGTACAGTCATCGAAATAATAGATTCACTATCGGCATCGGCTTTAGATACTACCGGAGGAGCATCAATATCCTGGGGTAAACTTCGAACAGCTTGCGAAACCTTGTCACGAACATCATTTGCGGCTTCTTCAAGATTTTTATCCAGATTAAATTCGATAGTAATATTACTGCTTCCCTGATTACTGGATGATGTTATGTTTCGAATCCCGTCGATTGCATTTACTGCTTTTTCGAGAGGTTCTGTAATTTGTGATTCTATAATATCAGAATTGGCTCCTGTATAATTGGTTCTAATGGAAACCTGTGCAGGGTCGATCGAAGGAAATTCTCGAACACCTAAAAACGTATAACCAATGAAACCGAATAAAATAATCAAAAGATTCAGTACAATGGTTAAAACAGGTCTTTTTATACTAGTAGTAGATAAACTCATGTGAGATTTTGGATTTTAGAGTTCAGATTTTAGATTTTAGAAAATAGAATAAAGAAAATAGAAATAAGACTTGAAGCTTAAAAACTATAACTCAGATCTAACTCATAACCCATAACTCTTAACTTAAAATTATTTTTTTACTTTAACTTTTATAGGAGCCTCATTTTTTAATGACATTACGCCACTGGTAATCAAGGTATCTCCGGCTTTTAATCCTGATAAAATCAAAATCGAAGAATCGGTTCTTGTAGTAGCGTCAACCATCACTTCTTTGGCTTTCCCCATATTGGCTACATACACTTTTTTACCACTCTGAACAGGTACAATCGCTTCTGAAGGCACCACTATCGCATCTTTAATAATGTTTAAAGGTAGTTTTACATCTGCAAAAGTTCCAGGAAAAAGTTTTCCGTCGATATTATCTGCAATAGCGCGAATTTTTAAGGTACGTGTTGCTACTTCAACTTCCGGTTCAATCGCATAAATCTTTGCATTATAAACTTTTTCAGATCCTGAAACCGAGAAATCGATTGTTGAACCCGACTTTATTTGCGAAGCATATTTTTCAGGAACAGAAAATGTAATTTTTAATTTTCCTGTATTTACTAATTTGGCCACCAGAATAGTTGGTGTAATATAAGTTCCCGGAGAAATAGAACGTAAACCAATTTTCCCTGAAAAGGGAGCTTTTACAGCGGTTTTGGCAATTTGCGCTTTAATCAACTGACTTTGAGCTTGTGTAGAAGCATAGTCGGCATTTGCAATGTCAAATTCTTCCTGACTAATTGCCTCTTTTTGAAGTAGTAATTTTGCTCTTCTTTGATTTTCGGCAGCCAGACTTTCTTTAGTTTGAGCTTGTCTTAACTGAGCTTTAAGTTCGATATCATTTACCTTAAAAAGAACCTGACCTTTATTTACGTAACTACCTTCATCAAAGTAAATTCCTTCAACAATTCCTGAAACTTCACTATGAAGTTCTATTTGTTCATTTGCCTCAATAGATCCTGAAAGTGATAAATTATTATCGAATGTTGCAGTTTGAACTACTATCCCGGTTACTGAAGTTGGTTTGTCTTTGTCTCCAAAACTTTTAGATTCGTCGTTCTTCTTTTTATTAGAAACTATTCTATAGGTTATAAAGCCGCCGATGCATATAATCAGTAAGGCGTAAATAAGGTTTTTTACTTTCATAAAATTGAGGTAAATGTTTTTTGGGTATGTGTTTTTAGTAAGCCTACAAAATTAACTTTTTGAAACGAAAACGAAAGATGTTAGGTTTTATTTAACACTTGGTTAATATTAATTTTATGCGTTTTTTAACAGCTTTTTTTGTGGCTTTTTTGTAATTAGATAGATTCTGTACTAAAAGGTTTAATCACATTTGATTTTATTTTTTAATTAGAGACAGTTTTTTCAAATCAATAGTTCCTTCTTAGAC encodes:
- a CDS encoding efflux RND transporter periplasmic adaptor subunit, translated to MKVKNLIYALLIICIGGFITYRIVSNKKKNDESKSFGDKDKPTSVTGIVVQTATFDNNLSLSGSIEANEQIELHSEVSGIVEGIYFDEGSYVNKGQVLFKVNDIELKAQLRQAQTKESLAAENQRRAKLLLQKEAISQEEFDIANADYASTQAQSQLIKAQIAKTAVKAPFSGKIGLRSISPGTYITPTILVAKLVNTGKLKITFSVPEKYASQIKSGSTIDFSVSGSEKVYNAKIYAIEPEVEVATRTLKIRAIADNIDGKLFPGTFADVKLPLNIIKDAIVVPSEAIVPVQSGKKVYVANMGKAKEVMVDATTRTDSSILILSGLKAGDTLITSGVMSLKNEAPIKVKVKK